In Phycodurus eques isolate BA_2022a chromosome 10, UOR_Pequ_1.1, whole genome shotgun sequence, a genomic segment contains:
- the sp7 gene encoding transcription factor Sp7 isoform X1: MAASILEVGNLIEEARYGSSPLAMLTATCNKFGSTSPVRDSATPGKNGSTAPLKKPYNMTSDLQTAKNARTADGSGLADSYSGSFTTAGGGGLLTPTGSPPATTGGYATEYNPFSHSFQTSVSQDPSLLVSKTHATADCLTSVYTSLDMTHPYGSWYKAGIHPGITAAPANATSSWWDVHPNSNWLSATQPQSDGGLQASLQPVAPQASLSPQLPSYSTDFTTLNPAPYPSVGLGSSSHLLQPSQHMLPQDMYKPKPVQSSGLMESPMGLKPARGSGGYGTGSTPTRSSCDCPNCQELERLGASAASLRKKPVHSCHIPGCGKVYGKASHLKAHLRWHTGERPFVCNWLFCGKRFTRSDELERHVRTHTREKKFTCLLCNKRFTRSDHLSKHQKTHAESALQGKTVAAEGDVDHRSDETAEINAGNGEPLANGDEKTGVPTGVENSSGLLEI; encoded by the exons ATGGCCGCATCTATTCTGGAGGTAGGGAATCTTATT GAAGAAGCGCGCTATGGCTCCAGTCCTCTGGCTATGTTAACCGCTACCTGTAACAAGTTTGGCAGTACCAGCCCAGTGAGGGACTCTGCGACACCCGGTAAGAACGGCAGCACCGCTCCACTAAAGAAGCCCTACAACATGACCTCCGATCTTCAGACGGCCAAGAACGCGCGCACGGCCGACGGCAGCGGCCTGGCGGACTCCTACAGTGGATCTTTCACCACGGCCGGAGGCGGCGGACTGCTCACCCCGACCGGAAGCCCCCCTGCTACGACCGGAGGCTACGCGACAGAGTACAACCCTTTCTCCCACTCGTTCCAAACGTCCGTCTCCCAGGACCCGTCCCTGTTAGTGTCCAAAACCCACGCTACGGCAGACTGCCTCACCAGCGTCTACACCTCGTTGGACATGACGCACCCTTACGGCTCTTGGTACAAAGCCGGTATCCATCCTGGTATTACGGCCGCCCCGGCTAACGCCACGTCCTCTTGGTGGGACGTGCATCCCAACTCCAACTGGCTGTCGGCGACCCAACCTCAGTCGGACGGAGGTCTCCAGGCCTCTCTGCAGCCTGTGGCACCGCAGGCTTCCCTTAGCCCCCAGCTGCCTAGTTACAGCACCGATTTTACCACCTTGAATCCGGCCCCCTACCCTTCCGTGGGACTCGGCTCGTCCTCACACCTCCTCCAGCCGTCCCAGCACATGCTGCCCCAGGACATGTACAAGCCCAAGCCTGTGCAAAGCTCAGGGCTAATGGAGAGTCCAATGGGCCTAAAGCCAGCGAGGGGATCAGGAGGCTACGGCACAGGTTCGACCCCCACGAGGTCCTCGTGCGACTGCCCCAACTGCCAGGAGCTTGAGCGACTGGGGGCCTCGGCCGCCTCCCTAAGGAAGAAGCCGGTGCACAGCTGCCACATCCCAGGCTGCGGGAAGGTGTACGGCAAGGCATCGCACCTCAAGGCCCACCTGCGCTGGCACACCGGCGAGAGGCCCTTCGTGTGCAACTGGCTGTTCTGCGGCAAGCGCTTCACCCGCTCGGACGAACTGGAGCGCCACGTGCGCACCCACACACGGGAGAAGAAGTTCACCTGCCTGCTGTGCAACAAGCGCTTCACACGCAGCGACCACCTCTCCAAGCACCAGAAGACCCACGCCGAGTCAGCGCTGCAGGGGAAAACCGTGGCCGCCGAGGGGGACGTGGACCACCGGAGCGACGAGACCGCGGAGATCAACGCCGGCAATGGCGAGCCACTCGCCAATGGAGACGAGAAGACGGGGGTGCCCACTGGAGTGGAGAACAGCAGTGGACTGCTGGAAATTTGA
- the sp7 gene encoding transcription factor Sp7 isoform X2 codes for MAASILEEEARYGSSPLAMLTATCNKFGSTSPVRDSATPGKNGSTAPLKKPYNMTSDLQTAKNARTADGSGLADSYSGSFTTAGGGGLLTPTGSPPATTGGYATEYNPFSHSFQTSVSQDPSLLVSKTHATADCLTSVYTSLDMTHPYGSWYKAGIHPGITAAPANATSSWWDVHPNSNWLSATQPQSDGGLQASLQPVAPQASLSPQLPSYSTDFTTLNPAPYPSVGLGSSSHLLQPSQHMLPQDMYKPKPVQSSGLMESPMGLKPARGSGGYGTGSTPTRSSCDCPNCQELERLGASAASLRKKPVHSCHIPGCGKVYGKASHLKAHLRWHTGERPFVCNWLFCGKRFTRSDELERHVRTHTREKKFTCLLCNKRFTRSDHLSKHQKTHAESALQGKTVAAEGDVDHRSDETAEINAGNGEPLANGDEKTGVPTGVENSSGLLEI; via the exons ATGGCCGCATCTATTCTGGAG GAAGAAGCGCGCTATGGCTCCAGTCCTCTGGCTATGTTAACCGCTACCTGTAACAAGTTTGGCAGTACCAGCCCAGTGAGGGACTCTGCGACACCCGGTAAGAACGGCAGCACCGCTCCACTAAAGAAGCCCTACAACATGACCTCCGATCTTCAGACGGCCAAGAACGCGCGCACGGCCGACGGCAGCGGCCTGGCGGACTCCTACAGTGGATCTTTCACCACGGCCGGAGGCGGCGGACTGCTCACCCCGACCGGAAGCCCCCCTGCTACGACCGGAGGCTACGCGACAGAGTACAACCCTTTCTCCCACTCGTTCCAAACGTCCGTCTCCCAGGACCCGTCCCTGTTAGTGTCCAAAACCCACGCTACGGCAGACTGCCTCACCAGCGTCTACACCTCGTTGGACATGACGCACCCTTACGGCTCTTGGTACAAAGCCGGTATCCATCCTGGTATTACGGCCGCCCCGGCTAACGCCACGTCCTCTTGGTGGGACGTGCATCCCAACTCCAACTGGCTGTCGGCGACCCAACCTCAGTCGGACGGAGGTCTCCAGGCCTCTCTGCAGCCTGTGGCACCGCAGGCTTCCCTTAGCCCCCAGCTGCCTAGTTACAGCACCGATTTTACCACCTTGAATCCGGCCCCCTACCCTTCCGTGGGACTCGGCTCGTCCTCACACCTCCTCCAGCCGTCCCAGCACATGCTGCCCCAGGACATGTACAAGCCCAAGCCTGTGCAAAGCTCAGGGCTAATGGAGAGTCCAATGGGCCTAAAGCCAGCGAGGGGATCAGGAGGCTACGGCACAGGTTCGACCCCCACGAGGTCCTCGTGCGACTGCCCCAACTGCCAGGAGCTTGAGCGACTGGGGGCCTCGGCCGCCTCCCTAAGGAAGAAGCCGGTGCACAGCTGCCACATCCCAGGCTGCGGGAAGGTGTACGGCAAGGCATCGCACCTCAAGGCCCACCTGCGCTGGCACACCGGCGAGAGGCCCTTCGTGTGCAACTGGCTGTTCTGCGGCAAGCGCTTCACCCGCTCGGACGAACTGGAGCGCCACGTGCGCACCCACACACGGGAGAAGAAGTTCACCTGCCTGCTGTGCAACAAGCGCTTCACACGCAGCGACCACCTCTCCAAGCACCAGAAGACCCACGCCGAGTCAGCGCTGCAGGGGAAAACCGTGGCCGCCGAGGGGGACGTGGACCACCGGAGCGACGAGACCGCGGAGATCAACGCCGGCAATGGCGAGCCACTCGCCAATGGAGACGAGAAGACGGGGGTGCCCACTGGAGTGGAGAACAGCAGTGGACTGCTGGAAATTTGA